From one Pecten maximus chromosome 8, xPecMax1.1, whole genome shotgun sequence genomic stretch:
- the LOC117333564 gene encoding putative deoxyribonuclease TATDN2 yields the protein MIPEGSVLDPCHLEVFRQACSLLGVQEPAEFSLHPVNSPAVLLFWRCLIAMLDVCTPAQRTVFYNFRVVQLTVEPPFEEAAATSLQPASPESSAEADLPPGLEEYYVVDEVNSEDEETALPTISAPSSPDVIDSHFHLDRTSRQIWGKSSGHTVEDLLAYSYSDAVAETPSIPVNVVGGIVVFSEPNTYPPVDFESHGPWRVAVGVHPKHYETLTVERNICLQRLLDHPKVVALGECGLDRTIPILRWSHQEEVFAKLLRMARPDQPLVLHLRGVKGDIHGTDVYRSALGMVEDVCSSEQRIHVHCFMGKSDIVRAWLRKFPNTYFGVTAAVRVFDNPQLEGLKAIPWNRLLLETDSPYFPPGKARVSTPAYIGETAAVVAAHLDARTPEILECATANARELYKL from the coding sequence ATGATTCCGGAAGGGAGCGTCCTGGACCCTTGTCACCTCGAGGTCTTCCGGCAAGCTTGTAGTTTGTTGGGAGTCCAAGAGCCTGCGGAGTTCTCTCTACACCCTGTGAACTCTCCTGCTGTTTTACTGTTCTGGAGATGTCTGATCGCCATGTTGGACGTCTGTACGCCGGCGCAACGAACAGTGTTTTACAACTTTAGAGTTGTCCAACTTACAGTGGAACCACCATTTGAGGAAGCAGCCGCAACATCGCTGCAGCCGGCATCTCCAGAGTCGTCAGCCGAAGCTGATTTACCTCCAGGTCTGGAAGAGTACTACGTGGTGGATGAAGTCAATTCCGAGGACGAGGAGACTGCGTTGCCTACCATTAGCGCGCCAAGCAGCCCTGACGTCATTGACAGTCATTTCCACCTTGACAGGACCAGCCGCCAGATCTGGGGAAAGAGCAGTGGACATACCGTTGAGGATTTGCTGGCCTATAGCTATTCGGATGCTGTGGCGGAGACCCCAAGCATTCCAGTGAATGTTGTCGGAGGCATTGTTGTGTTCAGCGAACCCAACACATACCCCCCTGTGGACTTTGAGTCGCATGGACCATGGAGGGTAGCAGTTGGTGTCCATCCCAAACACTATGAGACACTCACCGTTGAGCGGAACATTTGTCTCCAACGTCTGCTGGATCATCCCAAGGTAGTGGCTCTAGGAGAGTGTGGCCTAGACCGGACCATACCCATCTTGAGATGGTCGCATCAGGAGGAGGTTTTTGCTAAACTCCTGAGGATGGCTCGGCCTGATCAACCCCTAGTGCTACACTTAAGAGGAGTCAAGGGAGATATCCATGGCACGGATGTGTACAGATCTGCTCTGGGTATGGTGGAGGATGTATGCTCCAGTGAGCAGAGGATCCATGTTCACTGTTTCATGGGAAAGAGCGATATTGTCAGGGCGTGGCTGCGGAAGTTTCCGAACACATATTTTGGTGTAACTGCTGCTGTCCGCGTTTTCGACAACCCGCAACTGGAAGGACTCAAGGCCATCCCGTGGAACAGGTTGCTGCTAGAGACCGATTCTCCCTACTTTCCCCCTGGGAAGGCAAGGGTTAGTACACCAGCGTACATTGGGGAGACAGCGGCTGTAGTAGCAGCACATCTGGACGCTCGGACACCAGAAATCCTGGAGTGTGCGACCGCCAATGCCAGAGAGCTGTACAAGTTATAG